In the Aeromicrobium fastidiosum genome, GACGGTGGCCAGTCGCTCCAGCGACCGCAGCGCGTCGCCTGCCACGTCGCAGAGACGGGGATCGCGCGCGGTGGCCAGGAAGATCGACAGGTGGAGCGCCGCGACCTCGGGTCCACGGCGCTCGAACACCCGGGCGATGAAGTCGGCCGCCTGGTCGAGGCTCACGTCGGCGCTCATGTCGACGGCCGACAGGGCGTCGAGCTCGCTGCTCCACTTGCGCACATGGGCGCCGAGCGCCTCGCGGATCAGCTCGTCGATCGACTCGAAGTAGTACGTGGTGGTGGCCGAGGGCAGACCCGCGCGGGCCGCCACGGCACGGTGGGTGATGGCTCGTGCGCCCCCGTCGGCGAACAGGTCGATCGCCGCCGCGAGCAGCTCGTCGCGGCGCAGGCGGCTCCGCTCCTGGGACAGCTGTGCGCGGGTGACCATGAACCCTCCGTCGTGTCGTCGTCCGTACCGATCGGGCCTGGTGGCCAAGCGCCCCCCGCCGGAAGTCTATGCGCCTGTGGCAGGGCGACTCCGGGGACGTGAAAGACTCGGCACCGTGACTGCGCAGATCCTCGACGGCAAGGCGGCTGCGGCCGCGATCAAGGGCGAGCTCCGCGAGCGGGTGACCGCACTGCGCGAGCGCGGGATCGTCCCCGGCCTCGGCACGATCCTGGTCGGCAGCGATCCCGGCAGCCAGTGGTACGTCGCGGGCAAGCACCGCGACTGCGCCGAGGTCGGCATCGAGTCGATCCGCGTCGACCTGCCTGAGACGGCCACGCAGGCCGAGGTCGAGGCGGCGATCGACCAGCTCAACGCCGACCCCTCGTGCACGGGCTACATCCTGCAGCTGCCGCTGCCCAAGGGCCTCGACGAGAACGCGGCGATCGGTCGCATCGACCCGCTCAAGGACGCCGACGGCCTGCACCCGACCAACCTCGGCTGGCTCGTGCTGGGCCGGGAGGCACCGCTGCCCTGCACGCCCCGCGGCATCATCGAGCTGCTGCGCCGCCACGACGTCCCCATCGCCGGCCAGCACGTCGTGGTCGTGGGGCGCGGCATCACGGTCGGACGTCCGATGGGCCTGCTCCTGACCCGCCGCAGCGAGAACGCCACCGTGACCCTGTGCCACACCGGCACGACCGACCTCGCCGCCGAGGTGCGCCGCGCTGACATCGTGATCGCCGCGGCCGGCGTGCCGGGCATCATCTCGGCCGACATGGTCAAGCCGGGTGCCGCGCTGCTCGACGTCGGTGTCAGCCGCGACGAGAACGGCATCGTCGGCGACGTCGATCCCGCCGCGCACGAGGTGGCCGGCTGGATCTCGCCCAACCCCGGGGGCGTCGGTCCCATGACGCGCGCCTTGCTGCTGGCCAACGTCGTCGACACCGCCGAGCGCCTGAACCCGTGAGGTGCCGCCGGTGAAGATGCCCCGCAGCCGAGGCTCGCAGTTCTACCTGGTGCAGCTCGTCGCCGTCGTCACGGGCCTCGTGCTGGTCGCGCTGGGTCAGTGGCGCGTCGGCGTCGGCGGCATCGGGGTGGCGTTCGTCGTCGGTGCCTTCGCCCGATCCGTCGTGCCGATCGACCACACGGGCATGCTGCGGGTGCGCGGCAAGGCCTTCGACATCGTGTGGATGACAGTGCTGGGCGTCGCGCTGGTCGTGCTGCCCTTCCTCATCCCCGACCAGCCGGGCTGAGCGCAAGAACGCCCCTTCACCGACGAACGCCCCTTGAGCTTGTCGAAAGGGCCTTTCGACAAGCTCAAGGGGCGTAGCGGCTCAGCCGGCCGAACTGTCAGATCAGGCCGAGCTCGGTGACGGCGTCGCGCTCCTCGACGAGCTCCTGGGCCGTCGCGTCCATCTTGGCGCGGCTGAAGTCGTCGATCTCGAGCCCCTGGACGATCTCCCAGTCACCGTTGCTGGTCGTGACGGGGAACGAGTAGATCAGGCCCTCTGGGACGCCGTACGAGCCGTCGGAGCGCACCGCCATCGACGCCCAGTCGCCCTCGGGCGTGCCGGTCAGCCACGTGCGGGCCGCGTCGATCGTGGCTGACGCCGCCGAAGCCGCGGACGACGCGCCGCGCGCCTCGATGATCGCCGCGCCGCGCTTGGCGACGGTGGGGATGAAGTCGTTCTCGATCCACGACTGGTCGCCCACGACCTCGGCGGCGTTCTTGCCACCGATCTCGGCGTGGAAGATGTCGGGGTACTGGGTGGCCGAGTGGTTGCCCCAGATCGTCATCTTCGTGATGTCGGAGACCTTCGAACCGGTCTTGGCGGCCAGCTGCGAGATCGCCCGGTTGTGGTCGAGGCGGGTCAGGGCGGAGAACCGCTCCTGCGGGATGTCGGGAGCGTTGGTCATCGCGATCAGGGCGTTGGTGTTGGCAGGGTTGCCGGTCACGCCGATGCGGACGTCGTCGGCGGCGTGGTCGTTGAGCGCCTTGCCCTGGCCCGTGAAGATCGCACCGTTGGCCGAGAGCAGGTCACCGCGCTCCATGCCCTTGGTGCGCGGGCGAGCGCCGACCAGCAGGGCCAGGTTGACGCCGTCGAAGATGTGGTTGGGGTCGTCGCCGATCTCGACGGAGTCGAGGGTCGGGAACGCGCAGTCGTCGAGCTCCATGACGACGCCCTCGAGCGACTTGAGCGCCGGCGTGATCTCGAGCAGCCGCAGCTGGATGGGGGTGTCGGGGCCGAGCAGGGCACCGCTGGCGAGGCGGAAGAGGAGGCTGTAGCCGATCTGGCCGGCGGCACCGGTGACGGCGACCTTGACGGGGGGTGTGCTCACGAGATTGTTCTCCTTCGGCGACGCTGCAGAAAGTGACGGGCTTCACTTCGAAACTAGCGCAGACGAGGCTGGAGGACTCGCCGGGGCGACGCGCGGCCCGGCGTGCCAGACCCATGGGCCGACGGCCAGCACCCACGGACGTGCACCGGGCCGGCGGTCACGCGCCCATCGCGCCCGTCGCCGGTAGACCCGTTCGACCGACCGGATCGACGCGAGCGGCTCGGGCAGCACCCCGTCGTCGTCGGTCACGAAGTCGACGACGTCGTCATGCGCGCAGCCGCTGCGCGGGTGGCCGGCTGCCCAGCGGTCGAACCGGGCGGCGAGGTCGGTGACGTCCCGCAGGTGCGGGACCGCCTCGACGGCGTCGCTGCGGCGCTTGGTGCGCAGCACCCGCGCCGTCAGCTCCGCCGATCGCGGGTCGAAGCCGCCCGGCACCTCGCCGCGCAGCAGCGCGCCCAGGACGTCCTCCTGCCGTTGTCGCAGCGCCTCGCGGGTCATGTGCGGACGCCTGCCCGGTCGACCGCCCGTTGGACGCGCTCGAGCTCGGCGCGGACGACCGCGCCGTCCACGTCGGTGTCGCGTTCCAGCAGCACCGGCGGACCGCCGGGTCCGAGCACGTCGACGACGTGGGTCAAC is a window encoding:
- a CDS encoding bifunctional methylenetetrahydrofolate dehydrogenase/methenyltetrahydrofolate cyclohydrolase, whose amino-acid sequence is MTAQILDGKAAAAAIKGELRERVTALRERGIVPGLGTILVGSDPGSQWYVAGKHRDCAEVGIESIRVDLPETATQAEVEAAIDQLNADPSCTGYILQLPLPKGLDENAAIGRIDPLKDADGLHPTNLGWLVLGREAPLPCTPRGIIELLRRHDVPIAGQHVVVVGRGITVGRPMGLLLTRRSENATVTLCHTGTTDLAAEVRRADIVIAAAGVPGIISADMVKPGAALLDVGVSRDENGIVGDVDPAAHEVAGWISPNPGGVGPMTRALLLANVVDTAERLNP
- a CDS encoding TetR/AcrR family transcriptional regulator, which translates into the protein MVTRAQLSQERSRLRRDELLAAAIDLFADGGARAITHRAVAARAGLPSATTTYYFESIDELIREALGAHVRKWSSELDALSAVDMSADVSLDQAADFIARVFERRGPEVAALHLSIFLATARDPRLCDVAGDALRSLERLATVVLTKVGVEGSDEVAAAVVALIAGTALRRQSGVYPEETEARFLSTAIRGVVAAHAIGPEAVTTALSGLKPAAS
- a CDS encoding DUF3017 domain-containing protein, which produces MPRSRGSQFYLVQLVAVVTGLVLVALGQWRVGVGGIGVAFVVGAFARSVVPIDHTGMLRVRGKAFDIVWMTVLGVALVVLPFLIPDQPG
- a CDS encoding malate dehydrogenase encodes the protein MSTPPVKVAVTGAAGQIGYSLLFRLASGALLGPDTPIQLRLLEITPALKSLEGVVMELDDCAFPTLDSVEIGDDPNHIFDGVNLALLVGARPRTKGMERGDLLSANGAIFTGQGKALNDHAADDVRIGVTGNPANTNALIAMTNAPDIPQERFSALTRLDHNRAISQLAAKTGSKVSDITKMTIWGNHSATQYPDIFHAEIGGKNAAEVVGDQSWIENDFIPTVAKRGAAIIEARGASSAASAASATIDAARTWLTGTPEGDWASMAVRSDGSYGVPEGLIYSFPVTTSNGDWEIVQGLEIDDFSRAKMDATAQELVEERDAVTELGLI